The following are from one region of the Arachis duranensis cultivar V14167 chromosome 10, aradu.V14167.gnm2.J7QH, whole genome shotgun sequence genome:
- the LOC107471611 gene encoding uncharacterized protein LOC107471611: MERGKVTNTSHHHNPKSPPTTTLPHNNNNNNSPHHLNKCQHHQTITPHNLHSNSALTIFNSQTYFKEVTTTTTTSSNNNTRVSPVVATMNSQHKNNNNAELSKTTMKTTKTTTELDNRPPRTAVSVSALSNNRFNKPKAAKNRASYCPNSKPAWLLRKCPCFCKTSVQVKQPTPNPKSKTPFTKIPPTSQSQPQPQQQQQKSVTISVTENSEELQPDMDTVLGKPTTEGFTFPSLAAATPTATSCHGKKQVLNVVHEEYPIPPRHSMEVFQPIITVDRERERENNNNNRRRNLASPPSPLSRDADDASDASSDLFEIESFSLQAVAALLTCPQPVVTMAPTGSEVNNDDNNKTSAFDLSLVSGAGKSSGSEFLAAAAEQQRQGAANNNSTKNAEDTAK, encoded by the coding sequence ATGGAAAGAGGAAAAGTGACCAACACCTCTCATCATCATAACCCAAAGTCACCACCCACCACTACCTTGCcacataataacaacaataataattcacCTCATCACCTTAACAAATGCCAACACCACCAAACTATTACACCTCATAATCTTCATTCAAACTCTGCACTCACCATTTTTAATTCTCAAACCTACTTCAAAGAagtcaccaccaccaccaccaccagtaGCAATAACAATACAAGAGTTTCTCCTGTTGTTGCTACCATGAATTCCCAAcacaagaataataataatgcagaGCTCTCAAAGACAACCATGAAGACGACGAAGACGACGACGGAGCTTGATAATCGTCCACCGAGAACCGCGGTTTCTGTCTCCGCCTTGAGCAATAACCGTTTTAACAAACCGAAGGCGGCGAAAAACAGAGCTTCGTATTGTCCAAATTCAAAACCCGCATGGCTTTTACGAAAATGCCCCTGCTTCTGTAAAACGTCTGTGCAAGTTAAACAACCCACGCCAAATCCCAAATCCAAGACTCCATTTACCAAAATACCCCCAACATCTCAATCTCAACCGCAACCGCAACAGCAGCAACAGAAATCAGTTACGATTTCCGTAACAGAAAATTCCGAAGAATTGCAACCCGATATGGACACGGTTCTTGGAAAACCAACCACCGAAGGCTTCACTTTTCCTTCACTGGCAGCAGCAACACCAACCGCCACTTCCTGCCATGGCAAAAAGCAGGTTCTAAACGTAGTTCACGAGGAATATCCAATTCCGCCACGTCACTCGATGGAAGTTTTCCAACCAATAATAACCGTCgatagagaaagagaaagagaaaacaataataataatcgtCGTCGGAACTTGGCGTCGCCGCCGAGTCCATTGTCACGTGACGCCGACGACGCGAGCGATGCGAGTTCTGATCTTTTCGAGATCGAGAGCTTCTCCCTTCAAGCAGTAGCAGCACTCCTCACGTGTCCACAGCCGGTTGTCACCATGGCACCCACAGGTTCAGAGGTCAACAACGACGATAATAATAAAACTTCGGCCTTTGACTTGAGCTTGGTCTCCGGCGCCGGAAAGAGCAGCGGCTCTGAGTTTTTGGCCGCGGCTGCAGAGCAACAGCGACAAGGGGCCGCAAATAATAACAGTACAAAGAATGCTGAGGATACTGCAAAATGA